The window ACAGAAAATTATTCAAAAGTATTAAATCTTATAGAAGAAAATAGAGGAAAACTTGAACTAATTGCTGAAACTCTGATGAAAGTAGAAACTATTGACAGAAAAGAAATAGTTGCCCTATTTGAATTTGGAAAAATGCCAAATGAATTAGATGAAGAAACAGCTGAAAAATTAGACAAAATAGTAAATAAAAAATACTATGAAGAACAAGCTAAAAAAGAGGCTTTAGAAAAAGAAAAATCAGCTGAAGAACAAGTTTTACCATCTAAAGCAATTTCAGAAAATAAAGAAAATCTTGAAGAAGCAAAATCTGATACAGACAAAGAAAATTAATAAAAAATAAAAGGCTTAATAGTAATATTAAGTCTTTTATTGCTAATTATTTTTATCTGTGTTAGACTTTAGTTAGAAAAATTTTAGGAGATATAAAATGAAATTTTTAAAAATTATTAGTGCAGTATTAAGTGCTGGCTTATTAATAAAAAAATTTGCAAAAAAGAATATAGCCAAGTCCGAATAAATTTTTAATTATAAATTTGTCTAGTCGCAAATAACTTGATAAAAATTTATGATTTTTTAATTCTTATAAAATTAAAATAGACTCAGAAAATAATGTAGCATAATTTATGCTGAAATATTTTTTTATCTATTTTTAGTCTATAAAATATTTAAAAAATAAGTGGTGTAAGATGTTAATAAGTTATTTATATATTAAATTCTAAAATCTAACACCTATAAAGTAACCTAGTGCTGTGGCTAAAAGTATTAAGATAGCAGAACTTATTTTTCTAGTTTCTTTTACTTTGATAATTTCTATAATTTTTTGAATTATTAGAATAGCAAATGCTACTAGGATAATGTAATTTTTTGTATTTTCATTTTTTAGGAAAAAAGAACCGATTATAAGCCCCAAACTGACACAAGATGCTAGGGTGCTGATAACGATAAATAATAATTTTTTGTCCTCCATGGTGCCTCCGAATATTTTGTTTTATTTGATTATAGCATAAGTAAAAAGAACTTGCAGAAAAAAACTGCAAGTTCTTTTTTATTTTTTCTTGACTTTTATAGTAACCTTAACAGTTGCGACATCAAAAGTATATAATGAGCTTGTGTTTGCATATATTTTAAGATTGCTTAGTTCCTTAGTTTCTTGTTTGATATCTGTTAGTTCAACATCTACAAAGGCTTCTTCGATGTTAGTGAGGATGTCCTTATTCTCAGCCCTTATTTTTGCTGAATTTGGTTCAACTGTTATGCTTACTAATTCATAGTCGCTAGGTAATTCTCCAATCTGGTTGATAGTTATGGGAATAGTTTTTTCTATGGCTTCTACATTAATAGAAATAGTAGTAGTAGTTTTTTCCATTTCTATATCTTCTATTTTATTGAAGTTTCTGTCATAAGCAACTAGTTTTGCTTCTTCTTTGATGTTAGAGCTGATTTTTGTTTTTTCTGTACTTTCTGCTCGAACTTCGTAAATGTTGTCTAAACTTTCTTCTGCTCCAGAAATTTTTATAGTTTGGTCAGTTACTGATACGGATTTTAAGCTGTAACCTAGGAGTAGTCTTTCGTTTTTAACTGTTGGTTTAACTTGATACTCTCTACTTATCTTGTTGCGGACAGAAACTGTGATAAATTCTGGATTACTAACTGCTTCAAGCCCATTATTTAATTCGACGATTTCAACTTTTAGTTTTTGGTTATCACCCACATCTATTTTACTAAAATCTATGCGTGCTTTGAAACTTCTATCGACACTTTCTTTTTGCACCTTGGCAGTAGGTCCAGTAATTTTAACATCAACACTATCCGGTATTCCTAAGATGTAGTATTTATTCTTGTCATAATTTACTTCTATGGGTACTGATCTTATCCAAGTAGTTGTGTAGTTAGAACTTTTGCCCTGTTCAAAGAAATTAGATAATAAATTATCATTTACTGAAAAAAACATCAGTATAGCAATTAACAAGGATACAATTTTTAAAAATAATTTGTCTTTATCCATTAGTATCGCCTCTCAATGTAGTATTTGTTGTTAGCCAATTTTCATTTAGGAAATTTTTTAAATCTCCTGCATGAAGATTTTCTTTTAGTTTGCCGTTCATGGCAACAGAAATATGACCTGTTTCTTCCGACACGACCACGATAATAGCGTCTGTGTTTTCAGAAAGTCCTATGGCGGCACGGTGTCTAGTCCCTAAATTACTGGCAATATTTTTGTTATCGCTAAGGGGTAAAAAGCAACTAGCAGCCCTAATTTTTTCTTTTGTTAGGATAAGGGCACCGTCATGTAGGGGAGTGTTGGGTATAAAAATATTAATAATTAGTTCATTACTAATATTAGAATTTAATTCAATTCCACTCTCTGCATATTCATCAAGACCAGTATTATTTTCTAAAACGATAAGAGCTCCGATACGTCTTCTTGCCATGTGTTTAGAAGTATCAGCAACAACATTAATAGTATTTGCCCTGTCCTTGTCAGCAAGGCTGCTATCCCTATTAAAAATTATATTGTATAGGTTAAAGCGACCTAGGTGTTCCAAGGTTCTTCTTATTTCTGGTTGGAAGATAATAATTATAGCAAGGACACCCCAATTTACCAGTTGGTCTATAATGTAACTCATTGTTTGGAAACCGATAAGATTAAAAGCTAGACGCAAAAAAACAATAATAATTATTCCTTTAACAAGCTGAATACCACGTGTCCCACTCAATAATTTCAAAGCGGTGTAAACCAAAAACCAAACGAGCAAAATATCAATTAAAGATATTATAATTTTCATATAAGTAATTTCGCTGAAGTAGTTAGCTAACATATTATCCTCCTTCCAATAATTTTTAATATAATTTTTCAATATTTTAATTATAGCATAGTTTTTTAATATTTTTTAGAAAATATAGAAATTTTAAAAATAATTCGGAAAAAATAAAATTTTTAACGATATATTTAGTGTCAGAGGCCAAAGACAAAAAATAAAAAGGAGAAAAATTATGACAACTACACAGAAAATATTAAAATTAAATTACACACTGGAAAAAGCGGCTAAACAGGTAAAAAAAGCTCATTCTTTCGAGATTTCACCGGAGATTTCTAAGGAAGAGGCAAAAGAGGTGGGCATATTAATGTCAACTATTATATCTGATAATATAGAAGACTATGCTATGCAAGTAACAGAAGCAATATAATAAAGGAGATATAAAAAATGAATAAAACATTAGAACTTATTTTTACAACAGCAGACGATAAAAAATACAAGTTAATTATTAAAAATCCAAAAGAATCTTTAGATAAGGATACGGTTAGTCAAGTAGGTAGTAAAATTATCGCGACAAAGATATTCAATACTAGCAAAAGAGTTTTGGCAAGTTTTGATAAGGCAGTTTATATCATTCGTCAAGAACAAGTGATAGAATAGGAGCTTAGGCTGGGTTAGACCAGCCTAAATCATTGATATGGATATTATAAATATAATAAATTCTGTCGGTTTTCCAATATTTGTTTCAGTCTTTTTCTTATTAAAATTAGATAATAGCTTGAAGATAATAGCGGAAAAATTAGCAGAATTGAATAAGACAATAAATAATTATACCGATATAAATAAAAAAATACCGCCACAAAATTGATGGGCTGGTATTTTTAGTGGGCATAAATTTCTATTTCATTGACATCATATTTGGTAAAATCTTCATTGATAATATGATTTAATTCTTGCTTATAAGTTTTTTCTAGCTGGGCTTGACTAAATTTAGAATTTAAAAATATTGTGTAAGAGCCATCTTCGTTTGGAGTAGCACAACCCTTTACCTTGCAAGAATGCAAATCACGAATTTCAACATTTATGCAAATATCATTTATATAAGTAGTGTACATATTATTCCCTCTCTTTTAGATTTAATAAAAGATTTGTTACTAGCTGCAAATCTTCAGGACTAGCATTTCTACTAGCATCAAAAAGTATGCGTAAGTTATCATTTTCAAAAATATCCTCTGCAATTTCCCGAGTATTCTCATCAAAATAGTAGCCCTCATCACTATCCCAACCGTAGAGATAGGCTGGACTTGTTCCTAGTGCCTTGGCTAATAATTCTATTTTTTCTTTGGGTATGTTGGTGATAATACCTTGTTCATACTTATATAGGGTTTGTCTTGATGAATCTATGAGTTTACCTAGTTCATCAAGAGTATATTTTTTTTTAAGACGTAAATTTTTAATTTTGTCGCCGACTGTCATAACAATCACCCCTTAGACTAAGTATAATATTTTTTAACTTAAAAAGCAACAAAAACATTTTATAGAACTTGACAAGATACACAATTAAATGTTATTATAATTTCGACAAGGAGTTTCAGAGCAAAATAAAAATTCTAGCAAGAAAAGAAAATTTTTTTGCTTATTATGTAACTTTTAAAGTTACAAAGGAGGATAGTATGAATAAGAAGTATATAGAATATTTATTAAGGAATGCCTATAGATTAGAAAAAGACTTGTTAAAAGAAGGGGAAAATAAGTTGGATATAAGAGAATATCTAAATAAGGAGGAACAAATAAAGTTGGTGAAAGATGTTTTGACTACCATAAATTTTTACAACAGCCTTGATATAGTTTATAAGGAGGCTATGCTCTTGCGTTATGTTAAAAATTATTTGATAAAAGAGGTTGCCGAGAAAACTCATTTTTCCCAGTCGCACCTAAAGGCAATTTTTAAGGAATGTAAGAGTGAGTTAGCTGAAAAAATTAGTGCGTAAATAGGGAAGTGGGGGAGTATAGAAATTTAGATTTATTTAATAGGCAGATAAAATTTTATTTTTAGGTTTAAAGCAATTCTGCTTGCAAGGTCAAGATTAAAAATAGTTTGTAAAAAAGTAAGTTGTAATTAAGTAACTGTCTTAACTTAGTAGATTAAAAACAAGTTATGTAATAATAATTACTAACTTGCTTTTTTATTTTTGAATTTTTTAGATATATTATAGAATTTCTTGCTATAAAATTTTAGATATGTTATAGTTGTAGTTAAATAAAATACAATATAAGGAGCTGACTTGTATGAGTGTCCCTATTTCTGTAAGATTTGATGAAAATGTAAATAAATTTTTAACACATGTTGTTAAAGAAAAAAATACAACAAAAACAGATTTTATAAGACAAGCTGTAATGGAAAAGTTAGAAGATTTGTACGATATAGAAATGGCTGATAAATCTTATAAAAAATGGCTGGAAGATGATAAAAAAACTTTTTCACATAAAGAAGCGATGAAAAGAT of the Gemella sp. zg-570 genome contains:
- the relB gene encoding type II toxin-antitoxin system RelB family antitoxin, which translates into the protein MSVPISVRFDENVNKFLTHVVKEKNTTKTDFIRQAVMEKLEDLYDIEMADKSYKKWLEDDKKTFSHKEAMKRYG
- a CDS encoding helix-turn-helix domain-containing protein; this encodes MTVGDKIKNLRLKKKYTLDELGKLIDSSRQTLYKYEQGIITNIPKEKIELLAKALGTSPAYLYGWDSDEGYYFDENTREIAEDIFENDNLRILFDASRNASPEDLQLVTNLLLNLKERE
- the cdaA gene encoding diadenylate cyclase CdaA, whose product is MLANYFSEITYMKIIISLIDILLVWFLVYTALKLLSGTRGIQLVKGIIIIVFLRLAFNLIGFQTMSYIIDQLVNWGVLAIIIIFQPEIRRTLEHLGRFNLYNIIFNRDSSLADKDRANTINVVADTSKHMARRRIGALIVLENNTGLDEYAESGIELNSNISNELIINIFIPNTPLHDGALILTKEKIRAASCFLPLSDNKNIASNLGTRHRAAIGLSENTDAIIVVVSEETGHISVAMNGKLKENLHAGDLKNFLNENWLTTNTTLRGDTNG
- a CDS encoding DUF2922 domain-containing protein, coding for MNKTLELIFTTADDKKYKLIIKNPKESLDKDTVSQVGSKIIATKIFNTSKRVLASFDKAVYIIRQEQVIE
- a CDS encoding YbbR-like domain-containing protein, with translation MDKDKLFLKIVSLLIAILMFFSVNDNLLSNFFEQGKSSNYTTTWIRSVPIEVNYDKNKYYILGIPDSVDVKITGPTAKVQKESVDRSFKARIDFSKIDVGDNQKLKVEIVELNNGLEAVSNPEFITVSVRNKISREYQVKPTVKNERLLLGYSLKSVSVTDQTIKISGAEESLDNIYEVRAESTEKTKISSNIKEEAKLVAYDRNFNKIEDIEMEKTTTTISINVEAIEKTIPITINQIGELPSDYELVSITVEPNSAKIRAENKDILTNIEEAFVDVELTDIKQETKELSNLKIYANTSSLYTFDVATVKVTIKVKKK